Proteins from a genomic interval of Streptomyces fodineus:
- a CDS encoding Lrp/AsnC family transcriptional regulator produces the protein MAESVVLDPVDLQLLRLLQNDARTTYRDLATQVGVAPSTCLDRVTRLRRSGVILGHQLRLDPAKLGRGLQALLSVQVRPHRRELVGPFVERIRALPETLTVFHLTGPDDYLVHVAVADMADLQRLVLDEFTARREVARVETRLIFQQWDCGPLLPPGHAQS, from the coding sequence ATGGCCGAATCTGTCGTACTGGATCCGGTGGATCTCCAGCTGCTTCGCCTCCTGCAGAACGACGCACGGACCACCTACCGGGATCTCGCCACGCAGGTGGGCGTGGCGCCGTCGACCTGTCTGGACCGGGTGACCCGGCTGCGCCGCTCGGGCGTGATCCTCGGCCATCAGCTGCGGCTCGATCCGGCCAAGCTCGGCCGCGGGCTCCAGGCGCTGCTGTCGGTGCAGGTCAGGCCGCACCGGAGGGAGCTGGTGGGACCGTTCGTGGAGCGGATCCGGGCGCTGCCGGAGACCCTGACGGTGTTCCATCTGACCGGCCCGGACGACTATCTGGTGCATGTGGCCGTCGCGGACATGGCCGATCTGCAGCGGCTGGTTCTCGACGAGTTCACCGCGCGGCGCGAGGTGGCCCGGGTGGAGACCAGGTTGATCTTCCAGCAGTGGGACTGCGGCCCGCTGCTGCCGCCCGGCCACGCCCAGAGCTGA
- a CDS encoding trans-sulfuration enzyme family protein: METASPGAYDDVRTASRALATEAVHAGRDDLARQGLHAPPIDLSTTYPSYDSRGEAARIDAFATDGADPVGPPVYGRLGNPTVARFETALARLEGTESAVAFASGMAALSAVLLARSAMGLRHVVAVRPLYGCSDHLLTAGLLGTEVTWTDPAGITDALRPDTGLVMVESPANPTLAELDLRAVAHACGSVPLLADNTFATPVLQRPAEHGARMVLHSATKYLGGHGDVLAGVVACDEEFAGRLRQIRFATGGVLHPLAGYLLLRGLSTLPVRVRAASANAAELAGRLAADPRVARVHYPRIGGAMIAFEVDGDPHEVISRVRLVTPAVSLGSVDTLIQHPASISHRIVDADDRRGAGVSDRLLRLSVGLEDVDDLWADLDQALGEPARTPVPLREPVPLREAVR; this comes from the coding sequence ATGGAGACAGCGAGCCCGGGTGCCTACGACGACGTACGCACCGCATCGAGAGCCCTGGCCACCGAGGCCGTGCACGCCGGCCGTGACGACCTCGCCCGCCAGGGCCTGCACGCCCCACCGATCGACCTGTCCACCACCTACCCCTCCTACGACAGCCGCGGTGAGGCCGCCCGCATCGACGCCTTCGCCACCGACGGCGCCGACCCGGTCGGACCGCCGGTCTACGGCCGCCTCGGCAACCCGACGGTCGCCCGTTTCGAGACCGCCCTGGCCCGGCTGGAGGGCACCGAGTCCGCGGTCGCCTTCGCCAGCGGCATGGCGGCCCTCAGCGCGGTCCTCCTCGCCCGCTCCGCGATGGGCCTGCGCCATGTCGTCGCGGTACGGCCCCTGTACGGCTGCAGCGACCACCTCCTCACCGCCGGGCTGCTCGGCACCGAGGTCACCTGGACCGACCCGGCCGGCATCACCGACGCGCTGCGCCCGGACACCGGCCTGGTGATGGTCGAGTCACCGGCCAACCCGACCCTCGCCGAGCTCGACCTGCGGGCCGTCGCCCACGCCTGCGGTTCGGTACCGCTGCTCGCCGACAACACCTTCGCCACGCCCGTGCTGCAACGCCCGGCCGAGCACGGCGCCCGCATGGTGCTGCACAGCGCCACCAAGTACCTCGGCGGGCACGGCGACGTGCTGGCCGGAGTGGTCGCCTGCGACGAGGAGTTCGCGGGCCGGCTCCGGCAGATACGTTTCGCCACCGGCGGTGTGCTGCATCCGCTGGCGGGCTATCTCCTGCTGCGCGGGCTGTCCACCCTGCCGGTACGGGTACGGGCCGCCTCCGCGAACGCCGCCGAACTGGCCGGCCGGCTCGCCGCCGACCCGCGCGTGGCCCGCGTCCACTACCCGCGGATCGGCGGCGCGATGATCGCCTTCGAGGTGGACGGCGATCCGCACGAGGTCATCTCCCGGGTCCGGCTCGTCACCCCGGCGGTGAGCCTCGGCAGCGTCGACACGCTCATCCAGCACCCCGCCTCCATCAGCCACCGGATCGTCGACGCCGACGACCGGCGCGGTGCGGGTGTGAGCGATCGGTTGCTGCGGTTGTCGGTGGGGCTTGAGGACGTGGACGACCT